From a single Apium graveolens cultivar Ventura chromosome 2, ASM990537v1, whole genome shotgun sequence genomic region:
- the LOC141693888 gene encoding NDR1/HIN1-like protein 10 — translation MNEAHYRPRYNGSGNFCCCRFLNCCFCCIFNFIFQIICALLVIVGIVVLIFWVIFRPSPVKFYVTDASLTQFDISSTNDILHYNLALNMTVRNPNKRIGIYYDQIEARALYVGQVFGMTVVTGFYQGHKETDYLNPVFNGQTLLVLENDNVSEFNWEAGLESFSIDIKLDLKVRLKVLLFKTPKLSPRIECDLKVPLDSEGKGSGYFETKRCRFNWKHGLMPL, via the coding sequence ATGAATGAAGCACACTACCGTCCCCGCTACAATGGCAGCGGTAATTTTTGCTGTTGCCGCTTCCTAAACTGCTGTTTCTGCTGCATTTTTAATTTCATCTTCCAAATCATCTGTGCCCTTCTGGTCATTGTTGGTATCGTTGTCTTGATCTTTTGGGTCATTTTTCGACCAAGTCCAGTAAAATTTTATGTCACTGATGCTTCTCTCACTCAGTTCGATATTTCATCTACGAATGACATACTTCACTACAACCTTGCATTGAACATGACAGTGCGTAATCCTAACAAACGTATCGGAATTTACTATGATCAGATTGAGGCTCGGGCTTTATACGTAGGCCAGGTATTTGGCATGACTGTTGTGACTGGATTTTATCAAGGACATAAGGAGACTGATTATTTGAATCCGGTGTTTAATGGACAGACTTTACTGGTGTTGGAGAATGATAATGTGTCTGAATTTAATTGGGAGGCAGGGTTGGAGAGTTTTTCGATTGATATCAAGCTTGATCTTAAAGTTAGACTCAAGGTCCTATTATTTAAGACTCCGAAGTTGAGTCCTAGAATTGAGTGTGATCTGAAGGTTCCTTTGGATTCTGAAGGAAAAGGTTCTGGTTATTTCGAGACAAAGAGATGCCGTTTCAATTGGAAGCATGGGCTCATGCCTCTGTAA